CCCAGACCCGGTATTTCCTGGAACACAATTTGCAAAAAACCCAGATAGGCGCGCTCATCGAAAATGCTGATAAGATTAAAATTAGGGTCGCGCCAGAGGATCTGCGGGCGGTCTGCCGTGCAAATATCCGCCAGCCCGCCGTAAGGTATATGCCAGATAGATTTTCCTGGCCGGTAAAAACGCCCGCGGCGCTCAAGTGTCTTGCCGGTTAATTGCGGAAATTGCCACGTTAGATGCCGGCGCATTTCCAGATCACGCTTAATATTGGCGTGGAATATTTTCCGCGCCTGCCACGCTGCGCAAAAGACAGTCTGCCAGGGCATGACCTGCAGCAGCAGCTCAAAAGCACGCTCGCGTTTGTTCTGCAGCCCCCAGGCCGGCAGCAGCTGCTTGACTGCCGACCAGGGTTTATCTTGCAGCATGGCCTGCTGTGCGGCCTCGACCGCCTGTAAGAATTTCTGCCGGTGGTTCGGAGAGAGTTTCGTATAATGTTTGTATAACGACACCGTAAAATAACCAAGGCCGCTGTTCCTGATATAATTAAGGATAGCCATTTCCTCGGTAAAGAGGTTTAGTTCGCCGCTAAAGAAACCGCGGGCGATGTTCTGTAAATTTTGAATGCCGGTTTTAGGCGAAACAGCCAGCTGCTCTTTAATGATCCGCCAAAAGGCCGCGCGCATGGAAAGTCCCATTTTGGCGAAAATATAATGCTGGTTGTAAAAAAAATGATACCAGAAATTCAGTTTGTCTGTATTGGAACGCAGAGGCAGCTGCGCGGCTTCTTGCGGCGAGACATAGCCGAGGGTTAGCAGCGACTGGATAACAAGTTTGGCACGCTCCCGCAAGGGATACATTTTTTCCGCGCAGATAAAATCGAAATTCCGCAAAAATTCCGCGGCCCGCAGGGAGTCCATGTTATTTGGCGGCGGCTGGCTGATAATTTTCCGGTGGAGCATTACTCTAAATATTCGTAAGGTACGAAATATAGTTGCAGATATTTTAGGACAAAGCATCCGGCCAGGCGTGGTATAGTCCGGTAGCGTTGACTGGATTACTTTTTGGGGGTACAATAAGTCTGCGATGTACGAATTTGATCGCTTTGAGTGGGACACTAATAAAGCCGCAAGTAATTTGGCCAAGCATGGTTTTGATTTTAACGATGCTTGGCAAGTGTTTACTGATTCGAACAACCGAACCTTTGAATGTTTTGGCTATGCTGAACAAAGGTTTAAGACCATTGGTTTATGTGGCAGACATTTGGCGGCGGTTGTTCATACGCCCAGGAGCGGCGCTTGTCGCATAATTTCAGTGCGGCATGTTTGGCAAAAAGAAAGGAGTATTTACTATGACAATAATTCGTAAAACACTTGAGGAAATGAGACGAGCAAGATCAAAAACGTGCTGGCGGAAAATAGACAACAGGCTCAAAAATAATATTGAGGTGTACGATGAGGACAATCCAGACCTAACTGATCTTCTAGCCAGTGGTTTAGCCAGGCCTGTTAAGGTTAAATTTGGCCGGCCCAAAAAAGCCGTATGCAAACAAAAAGTTAATATCCGTTTTGACGCGGATGTTTTATCAGAATTAAAAAAGACCGGAAAAAATTGGACTACTAGAGTAAATAATATAACTAAAGACTGGCTAATCAGCAATGGGCGTTTGAAAGTTGCTTGAATTGGATCCGCTATTCGTCAGACAGCTTTTGCGGAGGCTTCAGTCCGGTAGCGTTGACGATTTTAGAAAAATTAAGTAATCTCTAACTCCTGCTCTTTGGCCTGTTGCTTGTTCCGGAGTTTAACGCGCGCGGGAACAATAAAAAGAAAGGCCGTAAAATTTAGGAGGCTGGCAAAGTGAAATTGTTAGAAGGTAAAATAGCTCTGGTCACCGGCGTGGCTAATAATTACAGCATTGCTTACGGTATTGCCCAGGCTTTGCGCGAACACGGCGCGGAGCTGGCCTTTACTTATCAAAATGAGCGCTTGAAAGAAAAAATGGGCGATCTGGTCAAGCCGTTCGAGCCGCAATTGATTACCGAGCTGGATGTGACCAAAGACACGGATATTGCCAGAGTGGGGCAGGAAATACTTTCCACCTACGGTAAACTCGATATTTTTGTCCATTCGCTGGCTTTCGTCCCCAAAGAAGATCTACACGGCGAATTTTACAAGATCAGCCGTCCGGGTTTTGCTCTGGCCAATGATATCAGCTCTTACAGTTTGGTTGCCGTGACCAATGCTTTGCTGCCGGCTTTTGAGGCGGCGGGCGGCGGCAGTGTGCTGTATTTGACTTATATCGGCGGCGAAGCCGCTATTTCCACTTACGGTCTAGCCGGTGTGACCAAAGCCGCGCTGGAAATTTCCGGCAAGTATCTGGCGCAATCCCTGGGCGATAAAAGGATCCGCGTCAATGGCATTTCCGCCGGGCCGATCAAGACTCTCGCGGCGCGCGGCATTAAAAATTTTTCCGGCTTGCAGCAAAAAGCGCAGGATTTTATGCCGCTCAAAGGTGAAATGACCCCGGCGGATGTGGCCGGCACGGCGGTTTTTCTGGGCAGTGATTTGTCCAAATCCATCACCGGCGAAATCATTCATGTCGATAACGGTTTTCACTGTGTCCGCGGCTGACAAAACCATAACCAGCGTTGCCAATCCGCTGGTCAAAGAGATTTTACGCCTGCATGATAAACGGGGGCGCGCCGAAACCGGCCTCTTTATTATAGAAGGGCAGCGCGAATTGGACATTGCCGCGCGGAACAGTGCAAGTATTATAAAAATTTTGTACAATCCTCAAAAATGTGATTTTTTCGTAAATTTAAGCGTGAAAATTGACGAAAAAATAAAAGTTTCTGACAGGATATTAGAGCGTGTTTCCTATCGCGGCGCCGTGGAAGGTTTTGTCGCTGTGGCCAAAATGCCAGAGCGAAAACTGAGCGATCTTAAATTGCCGTCCGATCCGTTGATCGTAGTTCTGGATAAACTGGAAAAGCCTGGAAATATCGGCGCAATTCTCCGCACCGCTGAAGCTGCCGGTGTTGACGCGATTTTGGTCTGCGATGAGATTGGCGATCTCTATAATCCTAACCTTATCCGCGCCAGTCTGGGCGCGGTTTTTTCCCTGCCAGTGTTTTGCACGGCCGCCGCTGACGCGCTGATTTGGTTAAATGCGCGCAAAATAAAAACTGTTCTGGCCTCTCCTCAGGCCCAAAAAGTGTGCTTCGATTCTGATCTTTCCGTTCCGCTAGCGCTGGTCATTGGCAGTGAAGCCGCTGGAGTTTCGGATATTTGGCTAAAAAACGCGGCGGACAGCGTTATTATTCCTATGTCTGGCGCGGTCGATTCACTCAACGCTTCAGTTTCCGCGGCTGTCCTGATATATGAAGCGCTAAGACAAAGGAAGCACGCAAACATCAGCAGATGGTCAAAATGAAGACAGCAAAACAAGCGCTCAAAGAGCTGGAATTACTCGAAAAAGAATACCCCAAGTGGCAGGCGGCTGTTTTGGACTTGCTGGCGGTGGAAACGCAGAACCCGTTCAAGATTTTGATCAGCACCGTGCTTTCTTTGCGCACCAAAGATCAGACCACCGCGCAGGCCAGCAAACGTTTGTATGCCGCGGCCGATACCCCGCAAAAAATCTCGAAATTGAGCGGGAGACAATTGGAAAAACTTATATATCCGGTTGGTTTTTACCATACCAAGGCCAAACAAATATTACAAATTTGTAATATTTTATTGACAAAGCATAATGGCGAAGTTCCGGCTGATCTTGACGCTTTGTTGTCTTTTCCGGGTGTTGGCCGCAAGACCGCCAATCTGACGCTGGCGCTCGGGTTCAATCTGCCGGCGGTCTGCGTGGACACGCATGTGCACCGTATCAGCAACCGTTTGGGCTGGGTGCAGAGCAGGACGCCGGAAGAAACTGAGTTTGCTTTGCGGGAGTTGTTTCCCAAAAATAAATGGTCGGCGATCAATAAAATTATCGTGGCTTTTGGCCAGACTATTTGCCGACCTATCGGCCCCAGGTGCGTGAATTGTGTTTTAACAGATTGCGCGGTGCGTGCCAATCATGTATAATCGTCAATATAGTTAGTGAGTATTATTAGAGATATAGGCGAAAGGAA
Above is a window of Candidatus Margulisiibacteriota bacterium DNA encoding:
- a CDS encoding BrnT family toxin — encoded protein: MYEFDRFEWDTNKAASNLAKHGFDFNDAWQVFTDSNNRTFECFGYAEQRFKTIGLCGRHLAAVVHTPRSGACRIISVRHVWQKERSIYYDNNS
- a CDS encoding BrnA antitoxin family protein, giving the protein MTIIRKTLEEMRRARSKTCWRKIDNRLKNNIEVYDEDNPDLTDLLASGLARPVKVKFGRPKKAVCKQKVNIRFDADVLSELKKTGKNWTTRVNNITKDWLISNGRLKVA
- a CDS encoding SDR family oxidoreductase — encoded protein: MKLLEGKIALVTGVANNYSIAYGIAQALREHGAELAFTYQNERLKEKMGDLVKPFEPQLITELDVTKDTDIARVGQEILSTYGKLDIFVHSLAFVPKEDLHGEFYKISRPGFALANDISSYSLVAVTNALLPAFEAAGGGSVLYLTYIGGEAAISTYGLAGVTKAALEISGKYLAQSLGDKRIRVNGISAGPIKTLAARGIKNFSGLQQKAQDFMPLKGEMTPADVAGTAVFLGSDLSKSITGEIIHVDNGFHCVRG
- a CDS encoding RNA methyltransferase, which encodes MSITVFTVSAADKTITSVANPLVKEILRLHDKRGRAETGLFIIEGQRELDIAARNSASIIKILYNPQKCDFFVNLSVKIDEKIKVSDRILERVSYRGAVEGFVAVAKMPERKLSDLKLPSDPLIVVLDKLEKPGNIGAILRTAEAAGVDAILVCDEIGDLYNPNLIRASLGAVFSLPVFCTAAADALIWLNARKIKTVLASPQAQKVCFDSDLSVPLALVIGSEAAGVSDIWLKNAADSVIIPMSGAVDSLNASVSAAVLIYEALRQRKHANISRWSK
- a CDS encoding endonuclease III, whose protein sequence is MKTAKQALKELELLEKEYPKWQAAVLDLLAVETQNPFKILISTVLSLRTKDQTTAQASKRLYAAADTPQKISKLSGRQLEKLIYPVGFYHTKAKQILQICNILLTKHNGEVPADLDALLSFPGVGRKTANLTLALGFNLPAVCVDTHVHRISNRLGWVQSRTPEETEFALRELFPKNKWSAINKIIVAFGQTICRPIGPRCVNCVLTDCAVRANHV